From the Rhizobium sp. SL42 genome, the window GGCCGAGACACCCTGCTGGCCAAGAAGCGACAGGATCAGCTTGCCGGAGCCATTCAACAGCCAGACCAACGGCGCCGACACTTTCGACAGGACGAGCATCGGCATGGCGACACGCGCAGCAACCGCTTCCGGGTTGCGCAGCGCAATCTGCTTTGGAACCAGTTCACCGACGATCAGCGAGAGGTAAGTGATCATCATAACGACGAAGCCGACGCCAACCGCATCCGAAACACCGTTTGACACGCCCTGAAGCTCAAGCCAGTCCGAAAGGCGCGCCCCGAGTGTAGCGCCGGAAAATGCGCCGGACAGGACACCAACAAGGGTGATGCCGATCTGGACTGTCGAGAGAAAACGGCCCGGATCTTCCGCCAGCCGGATGGCGACAAGCGCGCCGTGATTTCCAAGTTCACTCATGACTTTGAGACGTGCGGGTCTCGATGAGACGACGGCGAGTTCAGACATGGCCAGAACGCCGTTCAGCAGCGTCAGGAATACGACAATCGATATCTCGGTTAACAAGACTACGAGCAAAGCTCCTCTACACCGGCTAAGCGTCCGGCAACGGCTCGACCTCTAGCACACCGACATGCCGATCCAAAGGGTCTATCGGCAAAACCCGGCGTCATCGGCAGACGCCATTGACAGGCCCATGCCCTGCATCAGCCTGCGGGTCGAGAAATTCGGTTGTCCGGAGGTGAATACCGCAAAGTCAAAGCCATCGGGATGCTCAGCGCCCTCGACCAGCGGGACCATACGCCGCGCCTGCCGTGCGATAGCTTCGGCCGGGTCGAGCCAGTCGACGGGCCACGGAGCCAGACGACGAAAGACATTGGCGAGGAAAGGATAGTGTGTGCAGGCCAGCACGACGATGTCGGTTCGAGCACCATCCTTATCGACAAAACAAGGCGCAATTTCCGCAAGCACCTGCGCATCGTCCAGCGTCTCGCCGCGAATATAGGCTTCCGCCATGCGCGCCAGATTTTCCGAACCAACCAGCCGGACATGGCATTGGCTGGCAAAAGACTGGATGAGATCGCGGGTATAGGCGCGCTTGACGGTGCCAGGCGTAGCCAGAACCGAGACGAGGCCGGAGCGCGTGCGCTCGGCCGCCGGCTTGACTGCCGGCACGGTCCCGATGAAGCGCATGGCGGGAAAGGCGGCGCGCAAGTCACCACCGGCCAGCGTGAAGGCCGTATTGCATGCGACAATCACGGCTTCCGGCTCGTAGGCGGCGAGCAGATCGCGAAACAGGGAAACGATGCGCGCCCTGAGCGGCTCTTCCTCCCAGCCGCCATAGGGAAAGCCGGCATCGTCGGCGACATAGATGAAGCCGCGTTCGGGCATCAGCAGCCGGGCCTCACGCAGAACTGTCAGCCCACCGATACCGGAATCAAACACCAGTACCGGTTTCAGTTCATTCCTTGTCGCCGCTGTCATGCCGTTTGCTGCCCTTGAATAGCGCCACATCCGGCGGCCCGGAACCGCGCGGCCGGGACCGCTGGAACCGGTCGAGCGAAGAAATCACGCCGCGCAAAACCTTGATCTCGGGCGAGGTAAACGCGCGCCGCGAGAGAACAGCACGAAGGTTGTCGATCATTCTCGGTTTTTTCGAGGCCGGATGGAAATAGTTGCGCGCATCGAGCGCCTCTTCCAGGTGGTCGAAAAGTCCGATGACCTCGTCCTTGGTGGCGGGTGCCTGCTCTACCGCATCGAAAGGCACGGCATGAAGATCGTCCATGCTCGACTTCATCCATTCATAGGACATCAGAAGTACGGCCTGGGCAATGTTCAGCGACGCGAATGCCGGATTGACGGGAAAGGTGACAATTTCGTCGGCAAGCGCGACATCCTCGTTCGACAGGCCCGACTTCTCCCTGCCGAACATGATGCCGGTCTTTTCGCCCGCGGCAAAACGCCGACGCAAGGTCGAGGCTGCCGTCACCGGCGATCGCACCGGCTTGAAACCGTCGCGGAAGCGGGCCGTGGTCGCATAGACGAAATTGAGATCGGCGACCGCTTCTTCCAGTGTCTCATACACCACGGCACCGTCGATCACATGGTCAGCCTTGGATGCGGCAGACCGCGCCTTGTCGCTTGGCCAGCCGTCACGCGGCTTGACTAGTCGCAATTCGGCCAGACCGAAATTCGCCATGGCGCGCGCCACCATGCCGATATTCTCGCCCAATTGCGGCTCGACAAGGATGATGGCCGGCCCTTCGGCCAGAAGTACACGCTCGCTGTTCGTCCCTGCCATATTCGCCCGTCTCGATCGATATTTGCGGCCTCACTGACACAAACCGCCGGAAAAATCAAAAGATGCGGACAGCAAAATGCCGGACGGCGTCACCGCCGCGCAATTCATTCCCTGGATGAGACTGGCGCGATCGAACTACTGCCCGGCAATCGTTCTGAGTTCATCCTTGATCGATTGACCGGACTGACCGTTTTCCACCGGATAGATATCATCGATCACCGCATGACCGTTCTGGTCCAGGACATGAAAGATCAGAACCGTGTCTTCCTTGAATGCAGGATCATCGCCCATACATTCGCGGTTGTTGAACAGGGCGGTCACCTGCCCATCTCCATCATCCTCGATACGAATGTTCTGGAACGGGCAACCATCCTGGCCTCGGGCAATCGGATCATAGTCGAACGGAAATCCCGTCGTTTCGCCTTCGGGCAAATCGTAGGCTGGGTTCTTCGAGGCTTCCCGGTACATCGTGGCAAAATCTGCACTGAAGATCCGGTCCAGCCGATCTTCCGTGAAGACCTCCTTCTCGTTGCCGAAGGCCTCTTCCGTCCAGTTGCTTGCGGTTGCTTCGATGATCTCGCGGACCGGGCCAGTCACGTCTGCGGCAATCGCACCGACGCTCGACGCCAGAAGCATCGAGGCGGCAATCAGGATGTTCATGTCGGATTCCATCTGCGGATTGAATGTTGCGGCACTCTACAGACGCCCGGCCAAAGCTCAATGTCGATAGCTGCCCGCATGAGACCATTGTTGGTGTCAATTTGTGAATGAAATCGCGCTATCAGCCTGTGCCGGTGCTTTGCGTTCTTAACCGGGAATGCTATAGCCCAGCGAGCCGAACCAAGTGGGACGCTCGTCCCTATTCATTCCGAGCGAGGATATTCATGAGCAAGATCAAGGTAGCCAACCCGGTCGTCGATCTCGACGGCGACGAGATGACCCGTATCATCTGGCAGTTCATCAAGGAAAAGCTGATCCTGCCCTACCTCGACCTCGACATCGAGTATTACGACCTGTCGGTCGAAAACCGCGACGCGACCTCGGACCAGGTTACCGTAGACGCCGCCCATGCGATCAAGAAGCACGGCGTTGGCATCAAGTGCGCGACGATCACGCCCGACGAAGACCGCGTCAAGGAATTCAACCTCAAGCAGATGTGGAAGTCGCCGAACGGCACGATCCGCAACATCCTCGGCGGCGTGATTTTCCGCGAGCCGATCATCTGCAAGAACGTACCGCGTCTCGTTCCGGGCTGGACCAAGCCGATCGTTGTCGGCCGTCATGCTTTCGGCGATCAGTACAAGGCAACCGACTTCAAGTTCCCCGGCAAGGGCAAGCTGTCGATCAAGTTCGTCGGCGAAGACGGCCAGGTCATCGAGAAGGACGTCTTCGACGCCCCGAGCGCCGGCGTTGCCATGGCGATGTACAACCTCGACGAATCGATCCGCGAGTTCGCCCGCGCCTCGATGATGTACGGCCTGATGCGCAAGTGGCCTGTCTACCTGTCGACCAAGAACACCATCCTCAAGGCCTATGACGGCCGCTTCAAGGACATCTTCGAGGAAGTCTACCAGACCGAATTCAAGGCGAAGTTCGACGAAGTCGGCATCACCTACGAACACCGCCTGATCGACGACATGGTCGCCTCCGCGCTCAAGTGGTCCGGCGGTTACGTCTGGGCGTGCAAGAACTATGACGGCGACGTCCAGTCCGACACCGTTGCCCAGGGCTTCGGCTCGCTCGGCCTGATGACCTCGGTCCTGCTTTCGCCGGACGGCCGCACCGTCGAGGCGGAAGCCGCTCACGGCACCGTGACCCGCCACTACCGCCAGCATCAGAAGGGCCAGGAAACCTCGACGAACTCGATCGCCTCGATCTTCGCCTGGACCCGTGGCCTCGCGCACCGCGCCAAGCTCGACGACAACGCCGAACTCGCCCGTTTCGCCACCACGCTGGAAAAGGTCTGCGTCGACACCGTCGAAGCCGGCTACATGACCAAGGACCTCGCACTCTTGATCGGTCCGGACCAGCCGTGGCTTTCGACCACCGCCTTCCTCGACAAGGTCGATGAAAACCTCAAGAAGGCCATGGCGGCCTGATCAAAACCCATGACCGACGAAAAGCCCGGCACGCGCCGGGCTTTTTTGTTAAGCCCTGTGCCTTACCGCAAGCACCTGATCCTCCATATATTGAAGTCTAAGGGCACAAATAGGGAGGAAGGCCATGGCGGAACTGATGCTGTACACCAATCCGATGTCGCGCGGACGCATTGCACGTCTGATGCTGGAGGAGGTCGGCGAACCCTACCGCACGAAAATCGTAGCATTTGGTCCGTCAATGCACGCACCAGACTACCTGGCGATCAATCCGATGGGCAAGGTTCCGGCGTTGAAACACGGTGACACAATCGTCACAGAATGCGCGGCGATCTGTGCCTATCTGGCGGATACCTTCCCGAAAGCTGGCCTTGCACCGACAGCAGAGGAACGCGGCGCCTACTATCGCTGGATGTTCTTCGCGGCAGGCCCGCTGGAGGCTGCGGTCACCAACCGCAGTCTGGGCGTGGAGGTCGCAGCAGACCGACGTCGTATGGTCGGCTATGGATCGTTCGGCGCCGTGATGAACACGCTGGAACAGGCGGTTTCAGACAACCCCTATATTGCGGGCGATCGATTTACCGCAGCAGATGTTTATCTCGGTTCGCAGATCGGATGGGGATTGCAATTCGGCACGATCGACAAACGCCCTGTTTTTGAAGCCTATTACAGCCGACTTGCGGGTCGACCAGCCTGGCAACGGGCCAAATCGCTCGATGACGCGGCCATGGCAGACATGCCGCGGACCGGGCGATAAGCCGCAATCCGCCTGCCGTTGATGCGAGGTCATACGAGGGAACGGACGAGATGTACGAGGGTGCTGATCTGCCGACAGGCGGCTCATGTTTGCCGATTGGTCTCTAACAAACTTCTCATCCGGTTGATCGTGACAACAGCCTGCCCAGGGTAAAGCGCATCTCGCATTGTGCCGGTATGCCTGCCATTGCCAACGGACGAGACTCAGGCTCCACTGCTGATTGCTGCACGCAGAATGCTCCTGTATCCCCGAGGCTGGTATCGACGCACTCCATGAACGAAGCCCTCCTGCCGAAAACAGTCAGTGTCTTGCGTGAGGGCTATGGCCTCGAGCGCCTGAAAGCCGATGCGATTGCCGGCATGACCGTGGCGATAGTGGCACTGCCGCTCTCCATGGCAATTGCCATTGCGTCCGGCGTGACACCGGACCGGGGGCTGTTTACCGCAATCGTCGGCGGCTTTCTGGTCTCCCTTTTCGGTGGGAGCCGTCACCAGATCGGCGGACCCGCAGGAGCCTTCATCGTGCTTGTCGCGGCCACCGTCGCGACCCATGGGATCGAAGGCCTGCTGCTCGCAACCAGCATGGCCGGACTGATCTTGATCCTCTGCGGCGTTCTAAAGCTTGGCGACTATATCAAGTTCATTCCGCATCCCGTGACCGTAGGCTTTACCGCTGGCATTGCCGTGATCATCTTCGCCAGCCAGATCAGCGAATTGTTCGGGTTGATGCTGCCGGCAGGCGAACCCGGACCATTGATTGATAAAATCCCGGCCCTGATCGCCGCATTCCCCACCATCAACATGCCCGCGACGGGAATCGCGATCCTGACCGTCGCCATCATTCTTTGTTTGCGCCGCTGGCGGCCAGGCTTTCCCGGCCTGTTGATTGCCGTCGTCGGCGTTTCGGTCCTGACAGCCGTCCTTGACCTGCCGATTGCCACCATAGGCGGAAAATTCGGCGGCATTCCCAACAGTATGCCGCGCCCTGCCCTGCCAGCTTTTTCAATCGATCTCGCCCTTGCCGTTTTGCCCGATGCCATCGCCTTCGCGCTATTGGGAGCCATCGAATCCCTCCTGTCTGCCGTCGTTGCCGATGGCATGACAGGCCGCCGTCACCGTTCAAATGTCGAACTGATCGCCCAGGGCGTCGCCAATATCGGTTCGGCGCTCTTTGGCGGCATTTGCGTAACGGGCACCATAGCCCGCACGGCCACCAATGTCCGCTCGGGCGCAACCAGCCCTGTTTCGGGCATGCTCCACGCACTGTTCTTGCTGATATTCATGCTGACTGCTGCGCCGCTGGCTGCCTATATACCGTTGGCGTCGCTCGCAGCGGTTCTCGCGGTGGTCTCCTGGAACATGGTGGAACGCTCGGCCATCGTCTCGCTGTTCAGATCGTCGCGCGGCGAAACCCTGGTCCTTCTCGTCACGTTTCTGCTGGTGATCGTCCGCGATCTGACAGAAGGCATCGTCGTGGGCTTCGCCCTGGCTGCCATGCTGTTCATTCACCGCATGTCGACGACATTGCGTGTCACCAGCCACAGTGATGAACATCCGATAGACAATACCGACGCAGCCACGGTGATCTATCGTATCGACGGGGCCTTCTTCTTCGGAGCCGTCGCTGCCGCCAGTGCTGTGCTCGACCGGATTGCCGACAGCCATCGCAACCTCGTGCTTGATTGCACCGGCCTGCAGATGATCGATGCCTCCGGCGTCAACGTCCTTGCCGGCGCAATGCGCAAGGCCCTGCATCATGGCATCGCAGTCTATGTGGTGACACAGCGCGCTGAACTCCGCAGCATGCTGCTCCATCATGGCATACCGGCGCACAAGGTGATCTTCGTCGACAGCCTGTTGACTGCAAAAGCCGAAATTGCCGCTAGCGCAACGTAGGAATGGTCCGGGTGTCAGGCGATCGAGGTTGAAGGAGCAGGACCCGGATAAGCGCCGGTTGGTTTCTTCTCACCGGGTACAAAACTACTTGTCGTGACACAGTTGCGGCCCGCTTTTTTCGACGCATAGAGGGCACGATCCGCCGCCGCCAGAGCCATCTGCACGTCGAGCGGTCCTGCCGGAAGAATGCAACGGCCAATACTTACGCTCATCTGGATGCAGGCCTCACCGTGCCGAACGGCCATGGCGCCGATATCGACACGGATGTGCTCCAGCAGATCGCCATGGGCAAGGGCGGCCGTCGCCGGCAGATAGATGGCGAATTCCTCGCCGCCGACGCGCCCGAAAATTGCCCCCTGTGGCAACCGGCTGGCGACCAGGTCGCTCAGGCAAGTCAGCACAGTATCACCGGCACCATGCCCATGCGTGTCATTGATCGCCTTGAAATGATCGGCATCCAGCAGAGCCAGCATCGCCCCGACTCGATCGCCCCCGGGGCGCTGACGACTGGCGTCGATCGCGCTGAGAAAGGCACGGCGATTGTAAATGCCAGTCAGATAGTCGATCTCGGAGGCCACCTTGTAGCGCATGGTCAGACGCTCATGCACCATTGCAAAGATGGCGAGAGCGCCGAAAAGCGCCTGTATGAAATACTCGAAAGTGACCACACCGAACCAAAGATTGGGATATCCCCCGTTCAAAGTCGCGGGGAACAACAAAGGTACCGGCAGTCGCAACAGGTAAAATAGGCCATGCAGCCCGAAGGCAAAGACTGCAAGGCGCCGCGCAGGCAGCGGTTCGTGGCGATATCCCCGCCACACCGTGTTGACGATGAGAAAGGAATATCCGGCATAGAGGGCAGAAGCGACAACGACGCGGATGTTCAGGTCTTCGGCAAAACGCGGCCAGCAGGCAACCAGGGTGAGCCACACAAGCCCGCCCGACATCGCCAGCGCTGAAGGCGCGTCGGGATCCCATTCATTGAACGCCCGACAGCCAAGCCAGATCAGACCAAGGCTCCAGAGACTAAGCGCGTTGCCGAGCCCTATTGAGAGGATCGGCGGGCCAATATCCCGCAAGCCCAAGAGAGTCAGACCGAGACAGCCAAGCCAGAACCCCACCGTCCAGCGTAGCAAAGCCTGGCTGTTTCGATCCCACAGCCAGAGAAGCGTCAGAAAGATCGAGATGATCACGCAGGCCGCCGAAAGGCAGAGCATCAATGTGGGAATGTGGAAAAGATGGACCAAGCCGGCAAACCTCGAAAACGAGGTAAGACATACCATTCAAGACTGAAGGAAAAGAAAACCGGCTCGCTAAATGACTATGCATTCTGCTGCGGTCGCCAATGCAAAAGGGCGTTAAGATCGGGCTTCGAAACGCATCTGCGTCCCGAAGCCCGTTCGCCAAAATCAGACCGCGAGTGCAGCAGCGACCGCTTCGATCGCGGCTTCGGCCTGCGCGCCATCGGGGCCGCCGGCCTGTGCCATGTCGGCACGACCGCCACCGCCCTTTCCACCCAGCGCCGTGGACGCGATCCGTACCAGATCAACCGCACTGAAACGCTCGACAAGGCTGGGCGTGACCGAAACAACGGCGCTCGCCTTGCCATCCTCAGCCACGGCGATCAGAACGACGACTGCGGACTCCAGGCCAGCCTTGGCCTCGTCGGCCATGCCCTTCAGGTCCTTGGCGTCGATGCCGGACAGTTGGCGCCCAATAAAGCTGATGCCATTGATCACGCGCGGTGCGTCGGCGCCGCCGGTCGCACCGCCACCCATGGCCAGCTTGCGCTTGGCGTCAGCCAGTTCCTTCTCAAGCTTCCGGCGCTCATCGATCAATGTCTCGACACGCGAAAGCACATCGGACGGCTGAACCTTCAGCGACGTGGCAAGCGCCTTCACCCGTTCGTCCTGCTCGGCCAGATAAGCGCGGGCCGCTTCGCCGGTCAGTGCTTCCAGACGACGCACACCGGCACCGACAGCGCTTTCGCCGACTAGGCGCACAAGGCCGATATCACCGGTTGCGTTGACATGGGTGCCGCCGCACAATTCGATCGAATAGGCTTTGCCGGCCTTCTCCCCCCGAACAGCGGTGCCCATCGATACAACGCGTACTTCGTCGCCATATTTTTCACCGAACAGTGCCATCGCGCCCTCGGCAATTGCATCGTCGACAGCCATCAGGCGCGTTGTGACCTGTGCATTCTGCACGATGATCTCATTGGCCATCTCTTCGACGATCTTCAGCTCTTCTGCGGTGATCGGCTTGGGATGCGAGATGTCGAAGCGCAGCCGCTCGGGCGCAACCAGCGACCCCTTCTGTGCCACATGCGTTCCAAGCACATCGCGCAGCGCTTCATGCAGTAGATGGGTTGCGGAGTGATTGGCCCGCAGCCTTGAGCGGCGGGCATGATCGACATTCAGCGTCACCGCTTCACCAGCGCGCACGACGCCGTTGCGGACAGTGGCGATATGGACGAAGAGCCCCTCGCCCTTCTTCTGCGTATCGGTCACATCCAGCGAGAAACCCTCGCCGATAATTTCGCCGGTATCACCCATCTGGCCACCAGACTCGCCGTAGAACGGGGTCTGGTTGACGACGATCTGCACCAGTTCGCCAGCCGAAGCGCTCTCGACCAGCGCCCCGTCGCGTACCATTGCCTGGATCTGGCCTTCTGCCGTTTCCGCCGAGTAGCCGAAGAATTCGGTCGCCCCGTGCTTTTCGCGCAGCTCGAACCAGATGGTCTCCGTCGCCTTGTCACCGGATCCGGCCCAATGCGACCGCGCTTCAGCCTTCTGCCGTTGCATCGCATCGTTGAAACCGGTGATATCCACGCCGATGCCACGGGTACGCAGGGCGTCCTGCGTCAGATCCAGCGGGAAGCCATAGGTATCATAGAGCTTGAACACGGTTTCGCCGTCGAGGCTATCGCCTTGACTAAGATCGGTCGTCGCATCCGAAAGCAGCGACAGGCCACGCTCCAGGGTCTTGCGGAACCGGGTCTCTTCCAGTTTCAGCGTCTCGGCAATCAGCGATTCTGCACGGGCAAGCTCGGGATAGGCGCGGCCCATCTGCTGAACGAGAACCGGCAGCAGCTTGTAGATGATCGGATCACGCGCGCCGAGGAGCTGCGCATGGCGCATGGCCCGCCGCATGATCCGGCGCAGGACATAACCACGTCCCTCGTTCGAAGGCAGAACGCCATCGGCAATCAGGAAAGCCGACGAACGCAGGTGGTCCGCGATCACCCGGTGGCTGGCCCGGCGCTCGCCTTCGGCCTTGACGCCAGTCAGTTCGACAGACGCCTCGATCAGCGAACGGAACAGATCGATGTCATAATTGTCATGCTTGCCTTGCAACAGGGCGGCGACGCGCTCAAGGCCCATGCCCGTGTCGATCGACGGACGGGGAAGGTCGATGCGTTCTTCCTTCGTCACCTGCTCGTATTGCATGAAGACGAGATTCCAGATTTCGATGAAGCGGTCGCCATCCTCTTCCGGCGAACCGGGCGGTCCGCCCCAGATATGGTCGCCGTGATCGTAAAAGATCTCGGAACAGGGACCGCACGGACCGGTATCACCCATGGCCCAGAAATTGTCACTGGTCGGAATCCGAATGATCCGGTCATCCGTCAGGCCCGCGATCTTCTTCCACAAGCCATGCGCTTCATCGTCTGTATGATAGACGGTCACCAGCAGCCGGTTCTTGTCGATGCCGAATTCTTTGGTGATCAGGTTCCAGGCCAGCTCGATGGCATTTTCCTTGAAATAGTCGCCAAAGGAGA encodes:
- the alaS gene encoding alanine--tRNA ligase, producing the protein MSGVNDIRSTFLDYFKTNGHEVVSSSPLVPRNDPTLMFTNAGMVQFKNVFTGLEQRPYSRAVTAQKCVRAGGKHNDLDNVGYTARHHTFFEMLGNFSFGDYFKENAIELAWNLITKEFGIDKNRLLVTVYHTDDEAHGLWKKIAGLTDDRIIRIPTSDNFWAMGDTGPCGPCSEIFYDHGDHIWGGPPGSPEEDGDRFIEIWNLVFMQYEQVTKEERIDLPRPSIDTGMGLERVAALLQGKHDNYDIDLFRSLIEASVELTGVKAEGERRASHRVIADHLRSSAFLIADGVLPSNEGRGYVLRRIMRRAMRHAQLLGARDPIIYKLLPVLVQQMGRAYPELARAESLIAETLKLEETRFRKTLERGLSLLSDATTDLSQGDSLDGETVFKLYDTYGFPLDLTQDALRTRGIGVDITGFNDAMQRQKAEARSHWAGSGDKATETIWFELREKHGATEFFGYSAETAEGQIQAMVRDGALVESASAGELVQIVVNQTPFYGESGGQMGDTGEIIGEGFSLDVTDTQKKGEGLFVHIATVRNGVVRAGEAVTLNVDHARRSRLRANHSATHLLHEALRDVLGTHVAQKGSLVAPERLRFDISHPKPITAEELKIVEEMANEIIVQNAQVTTRLMAVDDAIAEGAMALFGEKYGDEVRVVSMGTAVRGEKAGKAYSIELCGGTHVNATGDIGLVRLVGESAVGAGVRRLEALTGEAARAYLAEQDERVKALATSLKVQPSDVLSRVETLIDERRKLEKELADAKRKLAMGGGATGGADAPRVINGISFIGRQLSGIDAKDLKGMADEAKAGLESAVVVLIAVAEDGKASAVVSVTPSLVERFSAVDLVRIASTALGGKGGGGRADMAQAGGPDGAQAEAAIEAVAAALAV
- a CDS encoding SulP family inorganic anion transporter, encoding MNEALLPKTVSVLREGYGLERLKADAIAGMTVAIVALPLSMAIAIASGVTPDRGLFTAIVGGFLVSLFGGSRHQIGGPAGAFIVLVAATVATHGIEGLLLATSMAGLILILCGVLKLGDYIKFIPHPVTVGFTAGIAVIIFASQISELFGLMLPAGEPGPLIDKIPALIAAFPTINMPATGIAILTVAIILCLRRWRPGFPGLLIAVVGVSVLTAVLDLPIATIGGKFGGIPNSMPRPALPAFSIDLALAVLPDAIAFALLGAIESLLSAVVADGMTGRRHRSNVELIAQGVANIGSALFGGICVTGTIARTATNVRSGATSPVSGMLHALFLLIFMLTAAPLAAYIPLASLAAVLAVVSWNMVERSAIVSLFRSSRGETLVLLVTFLLVIVRDLTEGIVVGFALAAMLFIHRMSTTLRVTSHSDEHPIDNTDAATVIYRIDGAFFFGAVAAASAVLDRIADSHRNLVLDCTGLQMIDASGVNVLAGAMRKALHHGIAVYVVTQRAELRSMLLHHGIPAHKVIFVDSLLTAKAEIAASAT
- a CDS encoding NADP-dependent isocitrate dehydrogenase, which gives rise to MSKIKVANPVVDLDGDEMTRIIWQFIKEKLILPYLDLDIEYYDLSVENRDATSDQVTVDAAHAIKKHGVGIKCATITPDEDRVKEFNLKQMWKSPNGTIRNILGGVIFREPIICKNVPRLVPGWTKPIVVGRHAFGDQYKATDFKFPGKGKLSIKFVGEDGQVIEKDVFDAPSAGVAMAMYNLDESIREFARASMMYGLMRKWPVYLSTKNTILKAYDGRFKDIFEEVYQTEFKAKFDEVGITYEHRLIDDMVASALKWSGGYVWACKNYDGDVQSDTVAQGFGSLGLMTSVLLSPDGRTVEAEAAHGTVTRHYRQHQKGQETSTNSIASIFAWTRGLAHRAKLDDNAELARFATTLEKVCVDTVEAGYMTKDLALLIGPDQPWLSTTAFLDKVDENLKKAMAA
- the murI gene encoding glutamate racemase gives rise to the protein MTAATRNELKPVLVFDSGIGGLTVLREARLLMPERGFIYVADDAGFPYGGWEEEPLRARIVSLFRDLLAAYEPEAVIVACNTAFTLAGGDLRAAFPAMRFIGTVPAVKPAAERTRSGLVSVLATPGTVKRAYTRDLIQSFASQCHVRLVGSENLARMAEAYIRGETLDDAQVLAEIAPCFVDKDGARTDIVVLACTHYPFLANVFRRLAPWPVDWLDPAEAIARQARRMVPLVEGAEHPDGFDFAVFTSGQPNFSTRRLMQGMGLSMASADDAGFCR
- a CDS encoding GGDEF domain-containing protein, which codes for MVHLFHIPTLMLCLSAACVIISIFLTLLWLWDRNSQALLRWTVGFWLGCLGLTLLGLRDIGPPILSIGLGNALSLWSLGLIWLGCRAFNEWDPDAPSALAMSGGLVWLTLVACWPRFAEDLNIRVVVASALYAGYSFLIVNTVWRGYRHEPLPARRLAVFAFGLHGLFYLLRLPVPLLFPATLNGGYPNLWFGVVTFEYFIQALFGALAIFAMVHERLTMRYKVASEIDYLTGIYNRRAFLSAIDASRQRPGGDRVGAMLALLDADHFKAINDTHGHGAGDTVLTCLSDLVASRLPQGAIFGRVGGEEFAIYLPATAALAHGDLLEHIRVDIGAMAVRHGEACIQMSVSIGRCILPAGPLDVQMALAAADRALYASKKAGRNCVTTSSFVPGEKKPTGAYPGPAPSTSIA
- a CDS encoding RNA methyltransferase, which encodes MAGTNSERVLLAEGPAIILVEPQLGENIGMVARAMANFGLAELRLVKPRDGWPSDKARSAASKADHVIDGAVVYETLEEAVADLNFVYATTARFRDGFKPVRSPVTAASTLRRRFAAGEKTGIMFGREKSGLSNEDVALADEIVTFPVNPAFASLNIAQAVLLMSYEWMKSSMDDLHAVPFDAVEQAPATKDEVIGLFDHLEEALDARNYFHPASKKPRMIDNLRAVLSRRAFTSPEIKVLRGVISSLDRFQRSRPRGSGPPDVALFKGSKRHDSGDKE
- a CDS encoding glutathione S-transferase family protein, which gives rise to MAELMLYTNPMSRGRIARLMLEEVGEPYRTKIVAFGPSMHAPDYLAINPMGKVPALKHGDTIVTECAAICAYLADTFPKAGLAPTAEERGAYYRWMFFAAGPLEAAVTNRSLGVEVAADRRRMVGYGSFGAVMNTLEQAVSDNPYIAGDRFTAADVYLGSQIGWGLQFGTIDKRPVFEAYYSRLAGRPAWQRAKSLDDAAMADMPRTGR